TCCTGCGCGCGGTGCACGCCGTCGTCCCCCAGCTGCTGGGCGCGTTCCAGCCGGACGTGCTGGTGACCCAGCACGGCGCCGACGCCCACCGCGGCGATCCCCTGGCGGACCTCCGCCTGTCCGTGGACGGGCAGCGGCAGCTCGCCTTCGACCTCGGCGACTGGGCGGACCGCTACGCCCACGGCCGCTGGCTGGCCACCGGGGGCGGCGGCTACAACCACGTCCGGGTGGTCCCGCGGGCGTGGACGCACCTGATCGGCGCCGTCACCGGGCAGCCGGTGCCCTCCTCCACCCCCGTGCCGGAGTCCTGGCTGGAGCACGTGCGCTCCCTGACCCCGGACGACCTCGAGGGGGACATGTCCCTGTTCGAGGGGGCCGAGGAGGACCGCTACCCGCTCACCATGACCGAGGACGCGGACGTGTGGTGGCGTTCCTGGGAGGTGGGCTACGACCCCGCCGACCCCGTGGACCAGACGATCATGGCCACCCGCCGCGAGGTGTTCCCGATCCACGGGCTGGATCCCTGGTTCGACTGAACCGGGGTCCGGCCGGTAGTGTGGCCGAGAACGTTTTCCGGCGTTCCACATCCGGTGGAATGCGGGTCGGCGTGAGGCATGCCGCGGCCCCCGCGGTCGCCCCGCCCGCCGGCCCTCACCCCGACGCAAGGAGTCCCCATGGGATCTGTGATCAAGAAGCGCCGCAAGCGCATGGCGAAGAAGAAGCACCGCAAGCTGCTTCGCAAGACCCGCCACCAGCGTCGCAACAAGAAGTGACGCCCGCTCGTCGAGAGCTCCGCGAGGCCGCCCGTCCCTTCCGGGGAGGGCGGCCTCGCCGCATCCGGGGGAGGGCCTAGCATGGCGGCCATGATGACCCCGCCCGCCTCCGCCGCCCGCGTCCAGCTCCTCGTGAAGCCCGGCTGCCACCTCTGCGCGGAGGCCGAGGCCGTCGTCGCCGAGGTCTGCGACGCGCGGGGCACCGCCTGGGAGCGGGTCGACGGCCCCGCCCACCCGGATCTCCTGGAGACCTACGCCGAGGAGGTCCCGGTGCTGTTCGTGGACGGCGTCCAACGCGACTTCTGGCGCGTCGACGCCCAGCGGCTCGGGCGACTGCTGGACGGCCCCGCCGCCTGACTCAGCGGCGCGCGGCGCGCTCCCAGGCCCGCAGGCGCATGAACTCTGTAGCCTCCTTGCGGTAGGCCGTCGCGATGCCCGCGACCCCGAGGAGGCACCAGAGCAGGTCCAGCGGGGAGAACTGGCCGGACGCCAGCGGGGCCAGCACCATCAGGACGGACAGGACGGCCAGCACCGTGCCGACCGTGCGGGCGGCCCGGGAGCCGCCGCGGATCTTGGACGCGATCAGCAGGTACACCAGCAGCGCCAGCACGCCGACGGCGACCATCACGCCCGCCATGACCGGCATCATCGGCGGGAGCATGTCCTGGTACTCCCGGATCTGCTCGGGCGTCATGCCGTAGTCGCCCCACACCTTCGTCATCGCGGCCTCCAGCTCCCGGCGGCCCGCATCGGAGGTGGCCACCAGGGCGGACAGCACCGTGGAGGCCAGGAAGACGACGCCGGCCGACACGATCAGCCAGAACGCGGCGTTGATCGGGCCGGGACGACGCGCCGGCACCGGGGCGGCCGCCGGCCACCCGGGCTGGCCGCCCCACTGCTGCGGGGCGCCCCAGCCCTGCGGCGGGGCGCCGTATGGGGCCTGGGCGGAGGCGTCGGGGGCCTGCCCGTAGGGCGCCTGCGCGGCCGCGTCCGGCCACTGGGGGCCGGACTGGCCCGCCGGGCGGCCATAGGGGTTGGAGTTCTCGGTGCCGGACATGGTGCTCCTCGGGGTCCTGACCCGGACGGGTCGGGCGGGCGGTTCCTTCCCGCCCACGCTAGCGCGCGCGGGCCAGGACGGGAGGTCCGGCGGCGCCGCGGCCCGGTGGCCGGGGCGGTCTGGGAGACTGGCCCCATGCAGACCCTCGCCACGGTGCACATCGTCCGCCACGGAGAAGTCCACAACCCCGACCGCGTGCTCTACGGCCGGCTGGACGGCTTCGGCCTGTCCGAGCTGGGCCAGCGCATGGCCGTCGGCGTCGCCGAGTGGTTCCTGGACCGGGCGACCGAGCTCCAGCGCCGGCCCGCGATCGTGGCCGCGTCCCCGCTCCTGCGCGCCCAGCAGACCGCCGCGCCGATCGCCGGGGCGTTCGCCACGCAGCTCCGCACCGAGCAGGACCTCATCGAGGCGGAGAACACCTTCGAGGGTATGTCCGACGTCGCCGCCACCCTGCGCCGCAGCCCGCGCCTCTGGCCGCTGCTGCGGAACCCGCTGCGCCCGTCCTGGGGCGAGCCCTACCGGCAGCAGGCCGCGCGCATGCTCGCCGTCGTCGACCGTGTGAAGGACGAGGCCGTGGACGCGCTGGGACCGGGCGCCGAGGCGATCCTCGTCTCCCACCAGCTGCCGATCTGGGTGACCCGGCTGGCCGTCGAGGGCCGCCCCCTGGCCCACGACCCGCGCCGGCGCGAGTGCTCGCTGACCTCCGTCACCTCCCTGGTGTTCGAGGACGGCCGCGCCCTGCCGCGCGTGGAATACCACGAGCCCAACGCCGCCCTGCTGAAGGACGCCTCCTCCCTCCCCGGGGCCTGAGCGCCGGGCCGCTCCCCGGGGCGGTGTGACGTCCAGGGTTCCATCAGGGTCGGGCCCGCGCCGTAGACTCGACAGGATCCCGCCGCAAGCCGTCCCCGTCTCGGAGTGCCAGCCCCATGCCGTTCCCGCCCCGTCCCTCCCGCCGCGCCGCGCTCGCCGGACTCTCGGCCGCCGCCCTGGCGCCCCTGCTGGCGGCCTGCTCGGGCACGGACGACTCCCTGGCCCAGCAGGCGGGCAACGCGGGCGGCAAGAACTACATCGCCGGCGACGGGTCCGTGGTGGAGTACGCCGCCGACCAGCGCGGCGCCCCCGTGGAGTTCTCCGCCGCCGGATTCGACGGCGAGACCGTCTCCGGGGAGACCCTCCGCGGCGAGCCCGCCCTGCTGAACTTCTGGTACGCGGCGTGCGCCCCCTGCCGCGTCGAGGCCCCCCACCTCGTGAAGCTCCACGGCGAGTTCGAGCCGAAGGGGGTGCGGTTCCTCGGTGTGAACGTCCGGGACACCGTCACCACCGCCCAGGCGTTCGAGCGCACCTTCGGCATTCCCTACTCCTCCGTGGACGACACCTCCGGGTCGGTGCTGCTGGCGATGTCCGACTACGTGCCCCCGCAGGCCGTGCCCTCCACCCTCGTGCTGGACCGCCAGGGCCGGGTGGCCGCCCGCGTCCTCGGCGCCGTCGAGGAGGGCACCCTGCGCGCCCTGCTGGACACCGTCGTCGCCGAGGCCTGAGGCGCGCCCATGCAGGACAACCGGTTCGCGGAGATCGCCCTGGACGGCTCGCTGCTGGCGGCCGCCCCCGTGGCGTTCCTGGCCGGGCTGATCAGCTTCCTCTCGCCCTGCGTGCTGCCCCTGGTGCCCGGCTACCTCGGCTACGTCTCCGGGCTCGGCGGCGCCGCCCTCGACGGTGCGCGGCGCGGCCGTGTGGCCCTCGGCGCCGCCCTGTTCGTCCTCGGGTTCACCGTGGTGTTCATGGTGATGAACATCCTGTTCGCGCAGGTGGCGTTCCGCATCCTGCGCGACCTCTCCTGGGTGATGCAGCTGCTCGGGGTGCTCGTGATCCTCATGGGCGTGGTGTTCATGGGCGGGCTGCGCTGGTTCCAGACCGAGCGCAAGGTCCACGTGAAGCCCGCCGCCGGCCTGACCGGAGCGCCCCTGCTGGGCATGACCTTCGGCCTCGGCTGGGCCCCGTGCATCGGCCCGACGCTGGCCGCCGTGTTCGCCCTCTCCTACACGCAGGACTCGTCCTCGGTGGCCCGCGCCGCCCTGCTGGCGTTCGTGTACTGCCTCGGCCTGGGCCTGCCGTTCGTGCTCATCTCCTTCGGGGTGGAGCGCGGCATGCGGGCCCTCGGCTTCTTCCGCCGCCACCGCCGCGGCGTCATGGTGTTCGGCGGCGCCGTCCTGATCCTCCTCGGAGCCGTCATGGTCACCGGGCTGTGGACCCAGTGGATGGTGCAGCTGCAGACCTGGTTCCAGAACGAATGGGTGATGCCCCTGTGAGCTCCACGTCCGCCCCGAAGGACCCCGCGCCCCGGAACCGCACCCGGGACGACGTCACCCTGCCCGCCCTGGGCGTGGGCGGCACCCTCCGCTGGGCCTGGACCCAGCTCACCAGCATGCGCACCGCGCTGCTCCTCCTCCTGCTGCTGGCCGTGGCCGCCGTCCCCGGCTCCCTGGTGCCGCAGCGCCGCGCCGGGCCCGAGGCCGTGGACCAGTGGATCGAGGACAACCCGTTCTGGGGCCCGATCCTGGACGCCCTCCAGTTCTTCGACGTCTACACGTCCGTCTGGTTCTCCGCGATCTACCTGCTGCTGTTCATCTCCCTGGTGGGATGCGTGCTCCCGCGCGCGCTCAAGCACGCGAAGGCGCTGCGCCAGCCCCCGGCCCGCACCCCGCGCAACCTCGGCCGCCTGCCGGAGTCCGGCGTCGTCGTCCTGGAGGCGGGCGGGCCGGCCCCCGAGGAAGCCGTGCGCCAGGCCCAGCGGTGGCTGAAGAGGAAGCGCTACCGCGTGGAGCTCCGCCCCGAGGCCGGCGGCGCGTCCGTGGGCGCCGA
This sequence is a window from Micrococcus porci. Protein-coding genes within it:
- a CDS encoding 30S ribosomal protein bS22; this encodes MGSVIKKRRKRMAKKKHRKLLRKTRHQRRNKK
- a CDS encoding glutaredoxin family protein, yielding MMTPPASAARVQLLVKPGCHLCAEAEAVVAEVCDARGTAWERVDGPAHPDLLETYAEEVPVLFVDGVQRDFWRVDAQRLGRLLDGPAA
- a CDS encoding histidine phosphatase family protein — encoded protein: MQTLATVHIVRHGEVHNPDRVLYGRLDGFGLSELGQRMAVGVAEWFLDRATELQRRPAIVAASPLLRAQQTAAPIAGAFATQLRTEQDLIEAENTFEGMSDVAATLRRSPRLWPLLRNPLRPSWGEPYRQQAARMLAVVDRVKDEAVDALGPGAEAILVSHQLPIWVTRLAVEGRPLAHDPRRRECSLTSVTSLVFEDGRALPRVEYHEPNAALLKDASSLPGA
- a CDS encoding TlpA family protein disulfide reductase is translated as MPFPPRPSRRAALAGLSAAALAPLLAACSGTDDSLAQQAGNAGGKNYIAGDGSVVEYAADQRGAPVEFSAAGFDGETVSGETLRGEPALLNFWYAACAPCRVEAPHLVKLHGEFEPKGVRFLGVNVRDTVTTAQAFERTFGIPYSSVDDTSGSVLLAMSDYVPPQAVPSTLVLDRQGRVAARVLGAVEEGTLRALLDTVVAEA
- a CDS encoding cytochrome c biogenesis CcdA family protein → MQDNRFAEIALDGSLLAAAPVAFLAGLISFLSPCVLPLVPGYLGYVSGLGGAALDGARRGRVALGAALFVLGFTVVFMVMNILFAQVAFRILRDLSWVMQLLGVLVILMGVVFMGGLRWFQTERKVHVKPAAGLTGAPLLGMTFGLGWAPCIGPTLAAVFALSYTQDSSSVARAALLAFVYCLGLGLPFVLISFGVERGMRALGFFRRHRRGVMVFGGAVLILLGAVMVTGLWTQWMVQLQTWFQNEWVMPL